DNA sequence from the Vicugna pacos unplaced genomic scaffold, VicPac4 scaffold_281, whole genome shotgun sequence genome:
AGGAGCTCACCACTGGGGCCATCCTTGCATTTCTGCCCCTGCAGCTTGCAGCTCTGGTGACAGCCTCAATAGTAGTAATTATGAAACTTGCCAGGTGTGCGGTGCCAGGTGTGCGGTTCCAGGTGAACTCATGGCACCTCTTTGTATCTAATCCACCGGACCATCTAGGAGGCTGGAACCATTTTGCACATAAGGGCTCTCCTATTGGTTACTGAGCACTCACAGGATCCAGTCTGCGTTCAAGGTCAAAGGAGGGAGGTTGGGGGCCCCTTGGGCAGAAAGGCTTGGAGACCACCTAGAGGGTTGAGCCAGGTTTATTAAAAGTTTGCTCGGAAGGGATCTCGGGTGTGTTCCCTGAATCTTGCCCACGTGTCCTTTATGCCCCCACCCCCCTTGCCTGCCTGGCGGAACCTGTAGGAGCCCCTGGGATGAGGCCAGaggtgggaggggcggggaggagggagtACCTGCTGCCCTCGACTGGAATCTGTGCTCTGGGATCCCTCTTGGGGCAGGTCACCTCCCTGCCCCGGGCAGGGTGAGTCTTGAAGACTGTGGGAAAAGCCCCCGAGAGAAAGCGAGAAGCGGGCgggacggggcggggcggggcggggcggggcgggactGGCGCTCTCCAGTCGTGGGGGCGGGACAAACCTCCGACCCGCTGGGCAAAAccaggcagcggcggcgggcggcgaggCCAGGCGGCGGGAGGACTGACTCGTTCTGGACACTCGCGTCCTGTGGCTCCTGAGCGCTCTCGGGCACCATGAGCGGCCGAGTTGGGGACCTGAGCCCCCAGCAGCAGGAGGCGCTGGCCACGGTGAGGAGCTTGGAGGCCGGGAGGCTTGGGatagatgggggagggggggccCTGGAGAGCGCTTCTGTCCAGCCCGCCGGCTCCCACCGGCACGTGCTGAGGCAGACATGTACCCAATACTCGGCGACTCTGGGGCCAAGTCCAGCTTTCCACCTCTGTCGGCTCCTGGCCAGCCAGCCTGGGCCTATGATCACTGGTTATGGGGAGGGTGGTACTGTCATCGGCTTTGGGGCAGCCCTGAGCGGATTCCCAGGTCTCCTGCCCAGATTGCaacatttgtttgtttggtttctccttgcgGCTTTCTGACTCACCAGGGGCCCAGCCTTCTCCCTGTggttaatgttttcattaaagGAAAACAGAGGTAGGGTTGTTGATTTCAAGACAGCCCTGCCTCACCTGAAAGGGTCATGACCATGGGGAAGGTCTTAGATGACCCAGCATTAATTCGGTTTTCAGGTGGCCAGGGACTGGAAACTGGCTTCAGGGTTGGTGTGAAGCGAGGGTGGGAGAAGTGTCACAGCCCTGGCAGGCACCATGAGCAAAAAGGCAGTTTCAGACTCATGGAGAATGACTTCTTTTGAGGCTCCTACTTTGGGAGGAGTAGGGACCCCAGGTGAAGGTGTAGGGACCCCAGGTGAACGATAAGGTCCCTGGGTGAATCCCAAGGTAAAGGAGACGGTTCCAGAAACAGAGCATCCTCAGATGAAGGAGAGGTCCTCAGGTGGAAGAGCAGGGGTTGTCCCCTGGTGAACCCTCTCCACTGGAAATGGCCCCAGACACTAGGCTCGTGGGGGAACTGGACACCTGGCCTTTGGGATGAATTATGGTGGAGATGCTCATGGACCAAAGAGCTTTCAACAATGTAAAAGAGTTTATTCTCATTCTTTCCATTCTTTAGAAGAAATGAATGCTTGTTATttcaaaaattaaggaaaaagagaaaagttggAAGAAATGGGGAGCAATTACCCGTGATCCTGGCAGTCTAGAAACCATGCCTAAGAGCATTTCCTTCTAGGCCTGTCCTAAGCCTGATTGTCACCACCTGTGGCCACATTCCAGCTGCTGCTTTCTCCATATGGCTTGTTGGCCTGCATCAGATTCACCAGGGATCTTTGTAAAAAATCAGAATGGCACGGTCCTACCTCAGACCTATGGAATGAGGGTCTTGGGGGGCAGAGAACCCCCTGAGTTTGAGAAGGACCGAACTCTTCCTGCTATGGTGGGGGCTGAGGGCGGCCCCATTCCCAGTTGGCTAAATGGTCCAGGCATTTGCTGCTAAGTCTGCAGCCCCTATCCTGCAGGGTATGTGGGCAGGACTGACTGGTAGACTGAGGGTGGAAAGGGTCTGGGACAAGGCTGGGAATCTAGGGGTCATGGGAGCCCCTCTGACTGTTATATTCCCCCCTCAGTTCCGGGACAACCTTCAGGACCTGCTGCCCACCCTGCCCAAAGCTGATGACTACTTCCTCCTGCGCTGGCTCCGAGGTGAGGCCAGCTGGGATTGGTGGAGGCAGAGAcggtgggtgggagggagggagggagggtttcaggaaaggggatgggagacTTTGGGGGACAGTGCTGCAGAGTGGttaagaacacaggctctggaatcaGCCCTCTTTGGGCTGGAATCTGAGCTTCCCTCCGAATCAGCATGGCACAAGAAAACCATGGGCCtgagtttcttcatccataaagtgGACATGAGGCCTCCTCCCCAAGGGTGGTTGTGAGTTAAATGAGACCGTGGGCCCAGGGTCAAGTGGGGTTAGAGTTAACACCGGGAAGTTCTCAGGCTGACAGGCCTGGTCAGGCTTGAGTAGGTATCCTTGAACATGGTCTTCAGGATTTGCCTTTGGGTCTGTTTCCAgttccttgaagacagggctgtGTCATCCCCTTAGGGAAGCTGGCACCAAGCAGGTGCCCAGCAAATGCTTCACTAAGTGAATGTaattaaaagcagagaaagaatttCTTCTAGGAATCGCCGCAGCAATGTAGAATAACAGAAAGTACCCCAGGGCTTAGGGAAAAACTCATTTCAACTCAGCACACCCCATGGAATGTATTTTGAACTCGAGCCGGGAAAGAAGTCGGAAGCCAGGCTGGAAAGTGCACACATGGTGTGGTGATAATGCCGGCCTGGGAAGCAGACGAAACAGTGATTGCTAGGAGGGAGCCATGCAAGTTGTTCATTGTCTCTCAGCCTCACTTTCCTCTTTCGTATAATGGGTGTAATGCTGCTCCCTACCTTAAAGATGCTGTCAGAGATGAGGTCATGGGTGTGCACAGCGCCTGCATGGAGGAAGCCCtctcttctgttctgttctgtttagttggggttttttttaattattgttttttacaaacattattttttagaACCGTTCTGAAAAGATGTGTAGGAAATTATTGTGAAGATAGatagtacagagatttctcataaaCACTGCACGTTAATATTTTGCTTTCTTATGGTACTTTttttacaattaatgaaccattATTGTTCTGTGATTAGTAACTGAAATCCATGTTTTAtttagatttccttagtttttccaTGTAGAGACCACGTTTCCATTTAGTTGTCATGGCTCTTTAGGCTCTCTTGGCTGTGGCAGTTTCTAATCCATTTTTAAGAAGTCATTTTCAGGTCATTTTCCCCAACCTGGGCTACAGAAGGAGTTGGGAGAGCAAATTTCTTAAAGCCCCTTGATATGGCATCagacctctctcctcctctggagTCTTTCTGGGTTTAAAAACCAGCTTTTCAGGTGCCTGGTGGGTCTTTGAGAAAGGAGTGAAATcacagacactgtaggctgcTGGGTCACGGGAAAGGGAAGGGGCCCAAGACTGGGAGAAGGTGCCAGGTATCATGGTGCCTCCCACTTCACGCTGTCACGGATCTGCTGACATGGTCCAGTCCACTTCAACTTCAGCCCTGCAGCCAATCCCTGCCACACAAATGCAAGACACAGGTAAAGGGAAGGCTCCACACTCAGGCCAGATGCAGAGGGGCCTTTCCTGACCTTCCCTCTGAAGTCgatttcctttgttttcctttatctcCACCCCACGTCTGTGTGCATCTCTCCTGCTTGGATGCCAGCTTCACGAGGGCAGGGACTGAGCCTGCCCAGGTTCCCAGCCTGCCACATAGTAGGGGCTACTGAAAAAGCTTCGAGGACCCATCAGCAGTGTCCAACCCACTGTCTATAGGACAAGAAATCACATCCCAGTTCTCAGTAGGAAAATCTCCTATAGACACCATAGAGATTTTTCAAAAGCCAATAAAAGAATATCAGGTACAACTATGCACtaacaaatctgaaaaatctAAGTAAAATGGATACATTCCagcaagaagaaaaagcaagccTCAAtagatcaataaatattaaagacatttaaatgataatgaaaacatctGCTCACCTCTACCCCAACTCCAATGGCTTTGCAGATGAATTCCTCCAGAGTTTTAAAACCAGCTAATTCCGACTTATCCAAATTGAGTTATTTTCCCATATTCCAagctttgtattctatgtccggGCTCCCCCTGTGCCATGTGCTCACGGCTCTCGATGTCCCACTACTGCCTATTCAGCACCTCCACTAGGAGGTCTAACAGAcctcttaaacaaacaaaacaaaacaaaacaaaacaaaacaaagcaagttATTTTAAGATATATGAGAGCATGAAATTTACCTTATGAGGCCTGGGTACGTTTGATTCCAAAGCTAGACCAGGacaatacaagaaaagaaaattctagcTTAGTTTCGCTTATTAATATAGGTGCAAATAGCTCCAAATAAAATATTGCATAACAGAATCCAAGAGGGTATTAAAATTGTACAGTAGTATCAAGGAGAATTTAATCTTAGGTATGAAAGAAAAGTTCAGCATCAGGAAACCTACCAGTGTTATCAAACACATTAGTAGAGTCTAAAATGAGAAATTATGTGACCATCTCAATGCAGAAGGAGCATTTGAAAaggttcaaattttatttataggaCAAAACAAGATAAAAGTCTTACCAAACTCGGAATAGAAGAGAATGTCCTTGGCGCGGTTGGGGTCACGTAGCAAAAATCTTACAATAAATGTTATGTTAAGGAGAAATTGTAGATGCATGTTTTAAAGATCTAGGTCAAGGAAAGGATGACATCAATCAACGTTATTGTTTCAGCATAGACCTGGAGACCTTCGCCAATGttataagggaagaaaaaagtaatcAGTGGTAAAAGACCAGAGGGAAGAGTTAACATATTcgcagaaaaattagaaataggaaaactctagaactaaagaaaaaattcatCAATATTggcattaattaaaaaattaatagcatTTCTCCATGCAACTGTATCCAactataaaatataatgaaaaatcaaATGCCACTCAAAATAGTAACAAAACCCATAAAGTGTCCAGTAATTAAGTTAAAACAGACAAGATCTGTACCGCAAAAAATCTTAACATCTCTGAAGTATTTAGAACTGCATTAGCCACTAGCCAAATGTAACTattaaagttagaattaaattaatttaaagctTCAGGTCCTCAGTCACCCTAGCCCTGTCTCAAAAGCCCAACAGTTATGTGCACTTGAGCAACTCAGATATAGGACATTTCCATCGACACAGAAATGTCTGTTGGACAGCAGTCATACAGAGATGGTTTTAGTAAATATATACCCCAGAGAAAAGACTGGGCAGGTGATGGCTTGTCTCTAAATATTTGCAGAGTGGCCATGTTGACAAGTGGTTACATATATTTGTTTGACCTCTGACAATGCAGCTGGAATCACTGTGGCGCAGATTTCTGCTTAGTCAAAGCTGCTGAGGAATGGAATAAGCTGCCTACCAAAGTGCCCTTGTCACAGGAGATAATCAAGACAGAGCTGGTGATctgggtgggttttttttctggAGGTGGTTTATGATCGGGGCAGAGGAAAGCTGGACAAAAATCTCAGGCCCCTTCCATCTGAAAGTCTCTAACCCTGGATATTATCAAAGGCCCATCACTGGCTGAATTCCTCAGCGAACCAGTGATCTCAGGGAATAATGGTGATGGCATTTCTAAAATAGAGTATCACGTTTTCAACTAAAGTGTActtatttcttcaaaataaatcATCACAATGGCTGTTGTTTCTTGAGAACTTACTGTGAACCAGGTAATGTGCCAAACAATTTATATACTTTATCTCACATCATCTTTTGAATAactcttaaaaaatattattccCATCTAAAAGataaactaaggctcagagaaggtaagtgacttgctcaaggttgcACAGCAAATAAAAGGGCAAAACTAGAGCTCAAGTCCAAGTCCAATtccatctgactccaaagcccatgctcttcACCCTCCTAACACCACGGGCATCTCTGCTCCCTGGGTGGCGGGGAGGAGGTCTTAAATATTACAGGCTAGATCAGCCTCTTCATCGAACAATTTTCAAAGTCCCAGAAACTGAAAACAAGAGCTTTTCAAAATCTTCTAGAGGATTAAAGATCcttgctttttaagaaaaattaccaGACTTTTGATGTATTCTTAGGGTGTGAGGAAGagtctgcccccccccccaacttCCTCATGAGAGTGGCACATCCTGAATCCTGCCTCAAGCCTCCTTTTACCTTGGCTTCTTCTTGCAGCTCGGAACTTTGACCTACAGAAATCAGAGGACATGGTCCGGAAGGTGAGGCCCTGCGCTCACCAGTATCCTGCCTCCCACACGTGTGCCCCCAGGGATTAGCGACAAAGGCTGGACACTCTTGCGCTGACCTGTTTTcgtgtttcttcttcctttctccttggaTCTCTTTCTGTGGCAGTCCCGGGTCTCCCACAGTCCTGCCCCTGGTGTCCGCATCCCCTGTTCTGTGTCGGTGGAACCTGGGGATGCTCTGGCAGGATCTTGGTGGCggtgggcagaggggcctggcctaTGGTCCCCAGGTGCCCACAGGGCCTTTGGGGCAGGCAGTCCTCAGGTCCTGCCATGTCTCTGCAGCACATGGAGTTTCGCAAGCAGCAGGACCTGGACAACATCCTCTCGTGGCAGCCCTCGGAGGTGAGCCCCATGCAGCGTCCCCCAGGCCACTGGAGCCCCCCAACTCACCCACCATGTCCAGCCACCTGATGGAGCAGGGACATGGCCTGGTGGGCTGCTTTGAGCCAGGACCTGCCCCCGTGTCCAGGTGATCCAGCTGTATGACTCAGGTGGCCTGTGTGGCTATGACTACGAAGGCTGCCCCGTGTGGTTTGACATCATCGGGACCCTCGACCCCAAGGGCCTCCTCCTTTCAGCCACCAAGCAGGAGCTGATCCGGAAGCGCATCAGGGTGTGCGAGATGCTTTTGCAGCAGTGTGACCTGCAGAGTCAGAAGGTACAGGGCAGGGGATGCATGGTAACCCAGTCTCTCTAAAGGGTCATGACCAGGGAGGGAGGCACCCACCCCCACTTCTCCCCAGCCTTCAGCACTCCGGGCTCTGGTGGGATGTGGCTTCTCCTGCAGTCACCCATCCATGAGCGTCTGACACATTCCTGACACTCCCTGCTGGCGTGCGCCAAGGGATGCCAAAGCCCTTTCCCCTCTGACCCTGGTGAGATGCTGACTTGGGTGTGGTGAATGGATCCCTGGGAACAGTGGATGGTCAGATCTGCTTGTGGAAAAGATGTCCCTTGATTGTAAATTGCAGAAGTATAAACACCTGATGGGGGAGCCACTGCTTTGGGCATCCCTGAGAGCAGTGAGCCTTAAAAATGGGCTCATCCCTTGTGGGTCCTTAGGAGCCACTATGGCTTAGctacaaaaaataatttgagcCCTGTGGGGCCAGGGGCTTCCAAGCCAAGAAGGACCACACCCACCTTTGCAGATCTCCCAGcccctgtctctgtgtctctgggcCTGTACCCTTCAGACTGACTCTAATGCCAAGTGTGGCCTGGTTGGTTTTGTGACTCTTAGTGTCTAAAGGAGCCTAAGGTGTCACTGTGGGAGAGTCTGGCTAACAGCTGAATCCACAGGGCCTGCGTCCCCAGTGTCTGGCCCAGAGCTGGACTCAAAACAGGCCCTCCACAGAGATTTGTGGCAGGCGTGAGAGAGTTACGTAGCACTTTATTGAGTGCCTGGTTTGAATACGTGTTTGTCTGTCAAGCAAGAGGGCTGACTTCATAGGGTCAAAACAGTGCCTTCTACTTTATAGACGTTCCCAGTTAGAGCCGATAGTTATGGTGATGACGACACTGATAATAATATCTGCTAAGATTTACTAGGCACTGGCCATGTACCAGACCTGggctcattgaatcctcacagcaATTCTATCATTGCCTGGAATTAGCCcctattttacagaggaagaaagtaaggctcagaggggttaaaaaCCCACCCGAGGCCACACAGCCTGCCCGCGGCACAGCTCTGGCTTGGACACAGCCGTGGGACTGCAACACTGGCTGACACAGTAAACTATTGTACATAAAGATGCCCAACGAACTACAAATGATGTCTTTAATTCCACAGTGAACTGATTCCAGGCAACAGTACTGAGCAAACAGCGTGATAAGGGCCACCGTGCCAGGGCTTATGTGTGGCACCCCCTCAGATGGGCTGTCAGTTTGGAAAGCgcagctgggggtggaggtggcaggAAGGTAGGAGGGAGGGATGCCTGCATCTCTCTGGCCAGGATCTCCTGTCTGACCCATATACCTGCTCTGTCCTGTGCAGCTGGGCAGGAAGATTGAGATGGTGCTGATGGTGTTTGATTTGGAGGGGCTGAGCctgaaacacctgtggaagcCAGCTGTGGAGGTCTACCAGCAGGTAAGGTAGGCAGCTGGCTCGAGGTCGATAGGGAGCCGCTGACCATACTAGCTTTTGGTCCATGGAGGACGGGTCACCTCCTAGGGGCCCCCCAGAGCAGCCAGTGAAGCTCGCCTGGGGTCCACCTTCCTAGGAGAAGGAGGAGCAAGAACATCACTGAGGATGAAGCACATGCTCGTGGGGAAGATGGGACgggatggtggggggtgggggactctTGTCTCAGCGGCATCAGAGGCCACAGAAATCCAGGGGTCGGGGTGTTGGAAGATGGCCTTGACCAGACTTGTCTTGACCTCACAGTTTTTTGCCATGCTGGAAGCAAATTATCCTGAGACGATGAAGAATTTAATTGTTGTTCGAGGTGAGCCCACGATGGGGATGACCGTCTGGGAAGGGAAGGGTAAGGAATCGGGGGAGGGAGCCAGTGGGTAAGCCACCAAAATTGGGTATTCTCAAACCATCCTTTGTGAAGaataggtttttgtttgtttgtttagttcaGTCCCTCACAGACTGATACTTCTGGAATATACAAAACCATGCTCTGATACGTTGCAGCAATGTCAAATACATCGTGTTTCTAAATGTTTAGTGTTATTTTCTTTACCTATCTGGGTGTGGACTGGTAGCAGATAGTCCATGGGCCATACTTGGAGCAGGAACGGTCCCTGCGACCGCTGTATAGTGAGGGGGGTCACTGCATGTGCTCTGAGGTCAGATGATCTGACTTCTAATCAAGTCCACTGAGCAAATCCATTGAACCTCACTGAGACTCAGTTTTcctattctgtaaaatggggatgcagTGGCAGCTTCCCTATAAGATAGCTGTGAGGGTATATGAGACAGTCTGTGGGGAAAATGTAGCAAGAGCCTGGCCCACAGAAAGCAACCAGGAAGCTTGAGTGATTCAGGTGGGACACAGATGCTCCACCTACTTGCACCCAAGAGGATACCAAGGCAACATGGGCAAACCTTGAGCGTGGAAAGGAGGTACCATTGGGGAATCAACATTGCTGATGCCTTACAACGGGACAGGAAGGCAACCATTTATTGAGAGTGTTTAATTTAACCTCCATTTTATAGTTAAGAGCCCTAAGACTGAGAGAGGGTGAGGGACTAGCTGAAGGTCTCACAGTAGGAAATGGCAGAATCTAGGTCTGTCCAACCTCTGTCCACCCCATGCCCTTGGCTGTGACCCTGTATGTCCAAGTCCCCTCTGGTCCACCTTCTCAAGGGAGTTTCATGTGTTTCAGCCCCCAAGCTGTTCCCTGTGGCCTTCAACTTGGTCAAGTCGTTCATGAGTGAGGACACTCGAAGGAAGATAGTGATTCTAGGAGGTGAGTGCTTGTCCTCCAGGATGTGCCCGTCTCTGAATCTGCCTGGAAGCAGAGGTCAGTGCTAAAGGCCCCATTTCTCCCTGGCTCATCCTCTTTACCCAGACACTGACCTTGGCCTGACCCCTCTTGGCCTTTGCACACTCATTTGAGGCTTCAGGCCCTAGAGCACCACCTGGGTGGCCACATAAATCTCCTGGGTGTTCTCAGGAGTGGGTGCCCAGAGGAGCAAGCCAAGGACACATCAGATCCCCTCCCTGAGCCTGGCCTCACTGACCTCCATCgcgcctccccacccctctgtgGAGCCCACTTTTGCCCCCACAGGTGACTGGAAGCAAGAACTACCTAAGTTTATCAGCCCTGACCAGCTGCCCGTGGAGTTTGGGGGGACCATGACTGACCCAGATGGCAACCCCAAGTGCCTGACCAAGGTGCGGCTGCCCagaggatggggagagaggggagatggCCGTAGTCTGGTGCCCGCTCACACAGCCTCGCCCGCAGATCAACTACGGGGGCGAGGTGCCCAGGAGCTACTACCGGCACAACCAGCTGAGGCTGCAGTACGAGCACACAGTGACCGTGGGCCGCGGCTCCTCGCTGCAGGTGGAGAACGAGATCCTGTTCCCGGGCTGTGTGCTCCGGTAGGGACGGCGGCCACTCCACAGCTGGGCACAGTTGGGAGGGGTCCGGAGCCCAGGCAGGTGGTCGTCAGTGGGACCCTGTCCCCTGCAGGTGGCAGTTTGCATCAGATGGGGCGGACATCGGCTTCGGGATTTTCCTGAAGACCAAGATGGGGGCGCGGCAGCGGGCAGGGGAGATGACGGAGGTGCTGCCCAGCCAGCGCTACAACGCCCAGCAGGTGCCTG
Encoded proteins:
- the LOC102536402 gene encoding SEC14-like protein 4 isoform X1 produces the protein MSGRVGDLSPQQQEALATFRDNLQDLLPTLPKADDYFLLRWLRARNFDLQKSEDMVRKHMEFRKQQDLDNILSWQPSEVIQLYDSGGLCGYDYEGCPVWFDIIGTLDPKGLLLSATKQELIRKRIRVCEMLLQQCDLQSQKLGRKIEMVLMVFDLEGLSLKHLWKPAVEVYQQFFAMLEANYPETMKNLIVVRAPKLFPVAFNLVKSFMSEDTRRKIVILGGDWKQELPKFISPDQLPVEFGGTMTDPDGNPKCLTKINYGGEVPRSYYRHNQLRLQYEHTVTVGRGSSLQVENEILFPGCVLRWQFASDGADIGFGIFLKTKMGARQRAGEMTEVLPSQRYNAQQVPEDGSLTCLQAGVYVLRFDNTYSLMHAKKVSYTVEVLLPDKASEEKIQGLEAKRRSPLQ
- the LOC102536402 gene encoding SEC14-like protein 4 isoform X2, encoding MSGRVGDLSPQQQEALATFRDNLQDLLPTLPKADDYFLLRWLRARNFDLQKSEDMVRKHMEFRKQQDLDNILSWQPSEVIQLYDSGGLCGYDYEGCPVWFDIIGTLDPKGLLLSATKQELIRKRIRVCEMLLQQCDLQSQKLGRKIEMVLMVFDLEGLSLKHLWKPAVEVYQQFFAMLEANYPETMKNLIVVRAPKLFPVAFNLVKSFMSEDTRRKIVILGGDWKQELPKFISPDQLPVEFGGTMTDPDGNPKCLTKINYGGEVPRSYYRHNQLRLQYEHTVTVGRGSSLQVENEILFPGCVLRWQFASDGADIGFGIFLKTKMGARQRAGEMTEVLPSQRYNAQQTSCALTTPTA